The following proteins come from a genomic window of Nostoc sp. ATCC 53789:
- the dps gene encoding DNA starvation/stationary phase protection protein Dps, with protein sequence MSDNSITSRLYPTRIDIPAKARVQIVVLLNQTLAATSDLKTQAKQAHWNVKGTDFYQLHLLFDELAGELEGYIDLVAERVTALGGYAFGTARAAASNSILPEYPLDILDGKDHVTALADRFALYAKHIREAIAKTDELGDADTADLYTEISRTIDKRLWFLEAHLQIAEIKEENGNAGTTKTQKIPAAVK encoded by the coding sequence ATGAGCGACAACAGCATTACATCACGTCTGTACCCTACCCGCATTGACATTCCCGCCAAAGCGAGAGTTCAAATCGTGGTACTTCTCAACCAAACCTTAGCAGCTACTTCGGATTTAAAAACCCAAGCAAAGCAAGCGCATTGGAATGTTAAAGGAACTGACTTCTATCAGCTACATCTATTATTTGATGAACTTGCTGGGGAATTGGAAGGATACATCGATTTAGTAGCTGAACGCGTCACAGCTTTAGGCGGATACGCTTTCGGAACAGCCCGCGCCGCAGCTAGTAATTCAATTTTGCCAGAATATCCCTTAGATATTTTGGATGGTAAAGATCATGTGACAGCCTTAGCAGATCGCTTTGCACTCTACGCGAAACATATTAGAGAAGCGATCGCAAAAACTGATGAATTAGGTGATGCTGATACTGCCGATCTTTACACCGAAATTTCTCGTACCATTGACAAACGACTTTGGTTCTTAGAAGCTCATCTACAAATAGCAGAAATCAAAGAAGAGAATGGTAACGCTGGTACTACTAAAACTCAAAAGATTCCTGCTGCTGTAAAATAA
- a CDS encoding pirin family protein, with amino-acid sequence MSQNTITHLIHDRNARGHAKMGWLDSYHTFSFGSFYDPNRMGFRSLRVINDDRIAPGAGFPTHSHRDMEILTYVLEGAVEHKDSLGTGSVIRPGDAQIMSAGTGISHSEFNPSPTEPLHLLQIWILPDREGITPRYEQKAFPLEEKRGKLRLIASKDGRDGAVTIHQDVELYTSVLEAGDVVNYQVKSDRYAWLQVAQGIVDLNGEELRAGDGVQINGEEQLEVSTNIGGEILLFDLG; translated from the coding sequence ATGTCTCAAAATACAATTACCCACTTAATTCACGATCGCAATGCCCGTGGTCACGCGAAAATGGGCTGGCTCGATAGCTATCACACATTTTCTTTTGGTAGTTTTTACGATCCCAACCGTATGGGATTTCGCTCTCTGCGCGTGATTAACGATGATCGCATCGCCCCCGGTGCTGGATTCCCTACTCACAGTCATCGTGATATGGAAATCCTCACTTATGTCTTAGAAGGTGCTGTAGAGCATAAAGACAGCTTGGGTACTGGTTCGGTAATTCGTCCCGGTGATGCCCAAATTATGAGTGCTGGAACTGGAATCAGCCACAGCGAATTTAATCCTTCACCAACTGAACCACTGCACTTACTGCAAATCTGGATTCTTCCCGATAGAGAAGGAATAACGCCAAGATATGAACAAAAAGCTTTTCCTCTCGAAGAAAAGCGCGGTAAACTCCGCTTAATTGCCTCTAAAGATGGGCGCGATGGTGCTGTGACAATTCACCAAGATGTTGAGCTATATACATCTGTTTTAGAAGCAGGTGATGTTGTCAATTATCAAGTCAAAAGCGATCGCTATGCCTGGTTACAAGTAGCTCAAGGTATAGTCGATTTAAATGGAGAAGAACTCAGAGCCGGCGATGGTGTACAAATCAATGGCGAAGAACAGCTAGAAGTTAGCACCAACATCGGCGGCGAAATCTTGCTTTTCGATTTGGGCTAA
- a CDS encoding mobilization protein, with amino-acid sequence MPTIHFVDGEKGGVGKSLFARTMIQYCLDKRIPFVPVETDRSNPDVAGVYKEICKYAVFSENERQANKADRIFEWAIERPVIVNLAAQSHRAVQGWIESNQLLELGSSQGVMFCKWFVSTGGYDSINLFTQSVNTYGEKIPHILVRNLGLCDDWEHLELDSNFQNTVNKYQIKVIDFPKLAYRERNIIDQNRLTFAEAREYKEFGVIGKQRVVNFLKLAYGAFEKVGIWYEKVE; translated from the coding sequence ATGCCGACGATTCATTTTGTAGATGGTGAAAAAGGCGGGGTAGGAAAATCTCTCTTTGCCAGGACAATGATTCAGTATTGTCTGGATAAGAGAATCCCATTTGTACCAGTGGAGACAGATAGATCAAATCCAGATGTGGCAGGAGTATATAAGGAAATATGTAAGTATGCCGTGTTTAGTGAGAACGAACGACAGGCAAATAAGGCAGATAGAATATTTGAGTGGGCCATAGAGAGGCCAGTAATTGTGAATTTAGCCGCACAATCGCATAGAGCAGTGCAGGGGTGGATTGAATCTAATCAATTACTTGAACTAGGAAGTTCGCAGGGAGTGATGTTTTGTAAATGGTTTGTATCGACAGGAGGGTACGACAGCATCAACCTGTTTACTCAGTCAGTGAATACTTACGGAGAAAAAATCCCTCATATTCTGGTGAGGAATTTGGGGCTGTGTGATGATTGGGAGCATCTAGAGTTAGACTCCAACTTTCAGAACACAGTAAATAAATATCAGATAAAAGTTATAGATTTTCCCAAGTTAGCATACAGAGAAAGAAACATAATTGACCAAAATCGCCTGACTTTTGCAGAGGCTAGAGAGTATAAAGAATTTGGAGTAATTGGAAAACAGAGAGTAGTGAATTTTCTCAAGCTTGCTTATGGTGCTTTTGAGAAAGTAGGTATCTGGTATGAAAAAGTTGAATAG
- a CDS encoding class I SAM-dependent methyltransferase encodes MSKKSDSQFQNLFTSAKSSNWDERLGQIAYRFNREYQRETFELPTEVQAMPIFREWIGGSFSGRIASPFWEIAQPQKNQHCLDIGCGISFLIYPWRDWQAFFHGQEISNVARDTLNSRGPQLNSKLFKGVELGAAHQLNYSPEQFDLAIATGFSCYFPLEYWNAVLAEVKRVLKPGGHFVFDILNPEQLLAEDWAVLETYLGAEVFLEPVAEWEKTIKAAGAKIVTQKPGELFQMYKVRF; translated from the coding sequence ATGTCCAAAAAGTCTGATTCGCAGTTCCAAAATCTCTTTACTTCAGCCAAATCAAGCAACTGGGACGAAAGATTAGGCCAAATAGCCTATCGCTTTAACCGAGAGTATCAACGTGAAACCTTTGAACTCCCAACCGAAGTCCAGGCGATGCCGATATTCCGTGAGTGGATTGGAGGTAGTTTTTCAGGGAGAATTGCTTCCCCTTTTTGGGAAATTGCTCAACCTCAAAAAAACCAGCACTGTTTAGATATTGGCTGTGGTATCAGCTTTTTAATCTATCCTTGGCGGGATTGGCAAGCATTTTTTCATGGGCAAGAAATTAGTAATGTGGCACGCGATACCCTTAACTCTCGTGGGCCGCAGTTGAATTCTAAGCTGTTCAAAGGTGTTGAGTTGGGAGCAGCCCATCAGTTAAACTATTCACCAGAGCAGTTTGATCTAGCGATCGCAACAGGATTTAGCTGCTATTTTCCACTCGAATACTGGAATGCAGTACTCGCAGAAGTTAAGCGAGTGTTAAAACCAGGTGGACATTTTGTGTTTGACATCCTTAACCCAGAACAGCTTTTAGCAGAAGATTGGGCAGTTTTAGAAACCTATTTGGGGGCTGAGGTATTTTTAGAGCCTGTAGCTGAGTGGGAAAAAACTATTAAGGCGGCTGGCGCTAAAATAGTCACGCAAAAACCAGGGGAATTATTCCAAATGTACAAAGTGCGGTTTTGA
- a CDS encoding DUF202 domain-containing protein has protein sequence MYNHNKHISVAQLLRWVQFIWKEISYYLRIFLRRAALGIRVLLMQLKLKSTEEDKDQKKPGRLNPSRIRDHLANERTYLAWMRTGIALLGFGVVIVRLRAFQVPLMPRPGNGWKLGLVFSLVGLITVWLSTSHYFAVRRDIEEDTYEPTDRWVLLFSLAVMILGTGVIYFVFTTSLDPLSPLIPE, from the coding sequence ATGTACAATCACAATAAGCATATTTCAGTAGCGCAATTATTGCGCTGGGTGCAATTCATCTGGAAAGAGATTTCCTACTACCTCCGCATTTTTTTGAGAAGAGCCGCTTTGGGGATAAGGGTGTTATTGATGCAATTAAAATTGAAATCCACAGAAGAAGATAAAGATCAAAAAAAGCCAGGACGACTCAATCCTTCTCGAATCCGAGATCACTTGGCAAATGAGCGTACCTACCTGGCTTGGATGCGGACAGGGATCGCTCTTTTAGGTTTTGGGGTTGTAATTGTGCGTTTGCGTGCCTTCCAAGTGCCTTTGATGCCCCGTCCTGGCAACGGCTGGAAGTTAGGTTTAGTCTTCTCGTTGGTGGGTTTGATTACGGTGTGGCTCTCAACCAGTCACTATTTCGCTGTCCGTCGTGATATCGAAGAAGATACTTATGAACCTACAGACAGATGGGTGTTGCTTTTCAGTCTCGCTGTGATGATTCTGGGAACTGGGGTAATCTATTTTGTTTTTACAACTTCTTTAGATCCATTAAGTCCACTTATCCCTGAATGA
- a CDS encoding cadmium resistance transporter, with the protein MSGLVTAITTGITAFTATNIDDIVILTLLFSQINKTFRSRHILAGQYLGFAALIVASLPGFFGGLIIPQDWIRLLGLMPIIIGVSGLLKREEDSPEEGAEETEPSCPSIVRSFFSPQTCNVAAIAFANGSDNISVYVPLFANSELDSLLIILSVFFSLVGVWCYTAYKLTYLPAIAHFLTENGNTFVPCILIGLGVFIVTENVTWTLLSVVSSYIFSLILGFNTQSSSEEQEKLSI; encoded by the coding sequence ATGAGCGGTTTAGTAACTGCAATTACCACAGGGATCACGGCATTCACTGCCACCAACATCGATGATATTGTGATTCTGACGTTGCTTTTTTCACAAATAAATAAAACGTTCCGCAGTCGTCACATCCTTGCTGGTCAGTATCTTGGCTTTGCTGCATTGATAGTTGCTAGCCTTCCTGGGTTTTTCGGTGGACTAATTATACCGCAGGACTGGATTAGACTACTTGGTTTAATGCCAATAATCATTGGTGTGAGTGGTTTACTAAAACGCGAAGAGGATTCACCAGAGGAAGGTGCAGAAGAAACCGAGCCATCTTGTCCCTCTATAGTTAGGAGCTTTTTCTCTCCCCAAACTTGCAACGTCGCTGCGATCGCCTTTGCTAATGGTAGTGATAATATCAGCGTCTACGTACCTCTGTTTGCCAATTCGGAATTAGATAGTCTGCTGATTATACTCAGTGTATTCTTTTCGCTAGTGGGCGTATGGTGCTATACCGCTTATAAGTTGACCTACTTGCCTGCGATCGCACATTTTTTAACTGAAAATGGCAACACTTTTGTACCTTGTATCTTAATTGGTTTGGGCGTGTTTATTGTCACAGAAAACGTTACCTGGACTCTTTTATCTGTAGTTTCTAGTTATATATTCTCATTAATCTTAGGTTTCAATACTCAATCTTCGAGTGAAGAACAAGAAAAGTTAAGTATCTAG
- a CDS encoding LysR substrate-binding domain-containing protein: MAGMTLEQLKIFMAVAQHLHFTRAAEELYITQPAVSAAIHNLEQEYGVKLFHRIGRHIEIAEAGKLLQVEAQKILDQVSLTERGLRELNNLQRGELKLGSSLTIGNYWLPSKISEFKSRYPGIQINCSLANTEEICLGTATGQFDLGLVEGDVKPALQNTLEYEIVGSDRLQIVVGRKHPWFEWGEIDLSQLTKTPWVMREPGSGTQQRFEEALQNWEINLSELDVILVFNSGEMTKAAIEDGVGAIGISELMVKKEIQLGTLRAIRVIDNRDGNGAMPTTGYTYAEIVRPFFKLKHRQRFQTALSKVFEQMLISSMSDGSHQHISTSLI; the protein is encoded by the coding sequence ATGGCAGGAATGACCCTTGAGCAGCTAAAAATCTTTATGGCTGTGGCACAGCACTTACACTTTACTCGCGCAGCAGAAGAGCTTTATATTACACAACCTGCCGTCAGTGCAGCAATCCACAACTTAGAGCAAGAATATGGGGTGAAACTATTCCATCGGATTGGTCGCCATATCGAGATTGCTGAAGCGGGTAAATTACTGCAAGTGGAAGCGCAGAAAATTCTCGATCAAGTTTCCTTGACTGAAAGGGGATTGCGAGAATTGAACAATCTGCAACGGGGTGAATTGAAATTAGGATCAAGTCTGACAATTGGTAACTACTGGCTACCAAGCAAGATTAGTGAGTTTAAGAGCCGATATCCCGGTATTCAGATTAACTGTAGCCTTGCCAATACAGAAGAGATTTGTCTAGGAACGGCCACAGGACAGTTTGATTTAGGTTTGGTAGAAGGAGATGTGAAGCCAGCACTCCAGAATACTCTAGAGTATGAAATAGTGGGCAGCGATCGCTTACAAATAGTTGTAGGTCGAAAACACCCTTGGTTTGAGTGGGGAGAAATTGACTTAAGTCAATTGACTAAAACCCCTTGGGTGATGCGCGAACCAGGTTCTGGAACCCAGCAAAGGTTTGAGGAAGCCTTACAAAATTGGGAAATCAATCTCAGTGAACTGGATGTAATTTTAGTATTCAACAGTGGAGAGATGACAAAAGCAGCGATCGAAGATGGTGTCGGTGCGATCGGAATTTCTGAGTTGATGGTAAAAAAAGAAATACAACTGGGAACTCTACGAGCAATTCGAGTGATTGATAATAGAGACGGTAACGGTGCGATGCCGACTACGGGCTACACCTACGCAGAAATAGTTCGACCTTTCTTCAAACTCAAGCATCGTCAGCGTTTTCAAACTGCTCTTTCCAAAGTCTTTGAACAAATGTTGATCTCATCTATGTCAGATGGCTCACATCAACATATATCAACATCACTTATTTGA
- a CDS encoding pentapeptide repeat-containing protein, with protein MNIEELKRRFAAGERYFPAVNLSRNRLIGVYLPGINLWGSDLSGANLAKAKLWGADLSRANLAKANLTRANLSGVKLNEANLRGAKLNYAKLYGANLTGAYYDESTRFSRGFDPISRNMRKV; from the coding sequence GTGAATATAGAGGAATTAAAAAGGCGTTTTGCCGCAGGGGAAAGATATTTTCCAGCCGTCAACTTGAGTAGAAACAGGCTGATTGGAGTCTATTTGCCTGGAATAAATCTATGGGGATCTGACTTGAGTGGAGCTAACCTAGCTAAAGCTAAACTCTGGGGAGCAGATTTGAGTAGAGCTAACTTAGCAAAAGCGAATTTGACTAGAGCTAATTTGAGCGGTGTCAAACTGAATGAAGCCAATCTGCGGGGAGCCAAACTCAACTATGCCAAGTTATATGGAGCGAATCTGACTGGCGCTTACTACGATGAAAGCACTCGGTTTTCTAGAGGTTTTGACCCTATCAGTAGAAATATGCGGAAGGTATGA
- a CDS encoding nitrate/sulfonate/bicarbonate ABC transporter ATP-binding protein, with translation MVFKTATEQLIVLKNVSKSYQQPNGQQIVILENINLELRPGEIVALLGPSGSGKSTLMRIVAGLIPPSQGEVVYHNRPLVGLNPGVAIVFQSFALYPWLTVLENVELGLKAKGEAPDSRLQKALRMIDIIGLDGFENAYPKELSGGMRQRVGFARALAVEPELLCMDEPFSALDVLTAENLRFELLDLWLERRIPTQAILIVTHGIEEAVIMADRIIVLGRNPGRIRADLPVTLPHYRDRKHPTFQALVDRVYTIITNPELEKIELTTTTSVEPATPPAKYQSLPSVRTGSIAGLLELLEDRQEKDLYRLAQELQLEVDDILPIVEAAKLMDFVELAEGDISLKPVGHEFINGGIDERKQIMRSQLLANIRLVQQIYRLLEAKNNQRIPEELVLDILESHFSPEEAERQLKTVVDWGRYAEIYGYDEPSGQIFLEQAAVVNS, from the coding sequence ATGGTCTTTAAAACAGCAACCGAACAGCTGATCGTCCTAAAAAATGTCAGCAAATCTTATCAGCAGCCCAACGGCCAACAGATTGTCATCCTGGAAAATATCAATCTTGAGTTACGTCCAGGGGAGATCGTTGCATTGCTAGGGCCTTCCGGTTCAGGCAAATCTACTTTAATGCGGATAGTTGCTGGGTTAATTCCCCCCAGTCAAGGTGAAGTCGTATATCATAACCGTCCCCTAGTTGGTTTAAATCCTGGGGTAGCAATTGTTTTTCAAAGTTTTGCCCTTTATCCTTGGTTAACTGTACTAGAGAATGTGGAACTAGGTTTAAAAGCAAAAGGAGAAGCGCCAGATTCTCGACTGCAAAAGGCGCTACGAATGATTGATATTATTGGTTTGGATGGGTTTGAAAATGCCTATCCCAAAGAACTTTCTGGGGGAATGCGTCAGCGAGTTGGATTTGCTAGGGCTTTGGCCGTAGAACCAGAACTGTTATGTATGGATGAGCCATTTTCGGCATTAGATGTGCTAACGGCAGAAAACTTGCGGTTTGAATTATTAGATTTATGGTTAGAACGTCGCATACCCACCCAAGCTATTCTCATTGTCACCCACGGGATTGAAGAAGCGGTAATTATGGCGGATCGAATTATTGTTCTTGGACGCAATCCGGGAAGAATTCGGGCTGACTTACCTGTGACTTTACCCCATTACCGCGATCGCAAACATCCAACTTTTCAAGCCCTGGTAGATCGAGTTTATACAATCATCACCAACCCCGAATTAGAAAAAATTGAGCTAACAACGACTACCTCTGTAGAACCTGCAACACCACCAGCAAAATATCAATCTTTACCATCTGTGCGAACTGGTTCTATTGCCGGTCTTTTGGAACTTTTAGAAGATCGTCAAGAAAAAGACTTATATCGACTGGCCCAAGAATTGCAATTAGAAGTAGATGATATTTTACCCATTGTAGAAGCTGCAAAATTAATGGATTTTGTAGAACTTGCAGAAGGCGATATTAGCTTGAAGCCAGTCGGACACGAATTTATCAATGGTGGTATTGATGAACGCAAACAAATCATGCGATCGCAACTCTTAGCTAATATTCGCTTGGTACAGCAAATTTACCGTCTTCTGGAAGCTAAAAATAATCAACGCATTCCAGAAGAACTGGTATTAGATATCCTAGAAAGTCACTTTAGCCCAGAAGAAGCCGAACGACAATTAAAAACCGTCGTAGATTGGGGTCGTTATGCCGAAATATACGGCTACGATGAGCCATCAGGACAAATATTTTTAGAGCAAGCTGCCGTAGTTAATTCGTAA